A single genomic interval of Melanotaenia boesemani isolate fMelBoe1 chromosome 4, fMelBoe1.pri, whole genome shotgun sequence harbors:
- the emp1 gene encoding epithelial membrane protein 1 isoform X1, whose product MLKRRQTNAPFLSTETSESAEKVEPTRTTMLVLAGIVALHITTIILLLVATIDNAWWITDSVSTDLWGRWELANSDWHYFNLKDYPEEFLQSVQATSVLACVFAILALFVFLAQLFTLPKGQRFTFTGILQTISCLCIMTAASIYTAELHTNEKQGGYGHSYILAWISFVLTFLLAITYLVLRKKSE is encoded by the exons ATGCTCAAACGCCGCCAAACAAATGCGCCTTTCTTGTCCACGGAAACAAGCGAAAGCGCTGAAAAAGTAGAGCCGACAAGG ACCACAATGTTGGTGTTGGCAGGAATCGTTGCTCTGCACATTACCACCATCATCCTGCTGCTGGTGGCCACAATCGATAAT GCCTGGTGGATCACAGATTCTGTGTCAACAGACTTGTGGGGCCGGTGGGAGTTGGCAAACTCAGACTGGCATTACTTCAACCTGAAAGACTACCCAGAAG agttcCTCCAGTCGGTGCAGGCCACTTCAGTGCTGGCCTGTGTTTTTGCCATCCTGgccttgtttgtgtttctggcTCAGCTGTTTACCCTACCCAAAGGCCAGAGGTTCACCTTCACGGGCATTTTACAGACAATCTCCT GTCTGTGTATAATGACAGCAGCTTCAATCTACACAGCTGAGCTTCACACCAATGAAAAACAAGGCGGGTACGGGCACTCCTACATCCTGGCATGGATCTCTTTTGTTCTCACCTTCCTCTTAGCGATCACCTACCTCGTCCTGAGAAAGAAGAGCGAGTGA
- the f8a gene encoding 40-kDa huntingtin-associated protein, whose amino-acid sequence MAAEGDFLARYRAVSNKLKKRFLRKPNVAEASEQFGQLAKELKQQDCLQYAAFCNLAMARCEQTLFNAPGEALALTDAARLFLSSEKENKALQAPGFDEHLQAALNCYSFAVKVYIEMNQPVMAASLCLELGNALKEMNRPGEAIVHYQRAAELQTQTPTEALLSMGEMATCKILTRDYDGALSVFTEMQLVCQERGLQLPGTTTPVGAFLDIVAKCEISRVLLLMLLEPPPQKLLPEHAQTLERYAWESFDPHSQVNFLPENVFLLLQSVVMACQEKDTESLKSLQTELWPFLTAEQNHLLHLVVQERITPSGQGI is encoded by the exons ATGGCTGCTGAAGGAGATTTTCTGGCGAGATACAGAGCTGTgtcaaataaactgaaaaa ACGGTTTCTCCGGAAACCCAATGTAGCAGAGGCGAGTGAGCAGTTTG GCCAGTTGGCAAAGGAGCTGAAGCAGCAGGACTGCCTTCAGTATGCTGCCTTCTGTAACCTGGCCATGGCTCG GTGTGAGCAGACTCTCTTCAATGCTCCTGGAGAAGCTCTGGCATTAACCGATGCTGCACGCCTCTTTCTCTCATCTGAGAAAGAGAACAAAGCCCTGCAGGCGCCGGGCTTTGATGAGCACCTCCAAGCTGCACTGAACTGCTACAGCTTCGCTGTCAAG GTGTACATTGAGATGAACCAGCCCGTGATGGCAGCCAGCCTGTGTTTGGAACTTGGCAATGCGCTCAAG GAAATGAACAGACCTGGGGAGGCAATAGTGCACTATCAGAGGGCTGCAGAGTTACAGACACAGACTCCAACTGAAGCTCTGCTGTCGATGGGAGAAATGGCCACATGTAAAATTCTCACCC GCGATTACGACGGTGCTTTGTCAGTGTTCACCGAGATGCAACTGGTGTGTCAGGAGAGAGGACTGCAGCTCCCAGGCACCACCACACCTGTTG GTGCTTTTCTGGACATTGTGGCCAAATGTGAGATATCCAGAGTGTTACTGCTGATGTTGCTTGAG CCCCCGCCTCAGAAGTTGCTACCTGAACACGCTCAGACCCTGGAGAGATACGCATGGGAGTCCTTTGACCCTCACAGCCAAG TGAACTTCCTGCCGGAGAACGTCTTCCTGCTCCtgcagtctgtcgtg ATGGCGTGTCAGGAGAAAGATACCGAGTCCCTAAAGTCTCTCCAGACAGAGCTGTG GCCGTTTCTGACAGCTGAACAGAATCATCTTCTCCATCTGGTGGTTCAGGAGCGAATCACACCGTCTGGTCAAGGCATTTAG
- the emp1 gene encoding epithelial membrane protein 1 isoform X2, with the protein MLVLAGIVALHITTIILLLVATIDNAWWITDSVSTDLWGRWELANSDWHYFNLKDYPEEFLQSVQATSVLACVFAILALFVFLAQLFTLPKGQRFTFTGILQTISCLCIMTAASIYTAELHTNEKQGGYGHSYILAWISFVLTFLLAITYLVLRKKSE; encoded by the exons ATGTTGGTGTTGGCAGGAATCGTTGCTCTGCACATTACCACCATCATCCTGCTGCTGGTGGCCACAATCGATAAT GCCTGGTGGATCACAGATTCTGTGTCAACAGACTTGTGGGGCCGGTGGGAGTTGGCAAACTCAGACTGGCATTACTTCAACCTGAAAGACTACCCAGAAG agttcCTCCAGTCGGTGCAGGCCACTTCAGTGCTGGCCTGTGTTTTTGCCATCCTGgccttgtttgtgtttctggcTCAGCTGTTTACCCTACCCAAAGGCCAGAGGTTCACCTTCACGGGCATTTTACAGACAATCTCCT GTCTGTGTATAATGACAGCAGCTTCAATCTACACAGCTGAGCTTCACACCAATGAAAAACAAGGCGGGTACGGGCACTCCTACATCCTGGCATGGATCTCTTTTGTTCTCACCTTCCTCTTAGCGATCACCTACCTCGTCCTGAGAAAGAAGAGCGAGTGA